The nucleotide sequence GCTCTGTTTACTGTACTAGAAACTTTGGTTATGGGTCCAATGAAAGCAACTTTGGTCAAGGTTCCAATGTTTATGGAAGGAATGTTGGATCAAGTGGTGTCAGTAACTTAAACCAATCAACCAATGGGTATGCAAGGAACTTTGGAGATTCATCAATAGGTGGTGGCTCCATCTATGGAGACACAACTTCGACATCAGGATCTTTTGAGCGTGATGTTACAAAAATGGTTTCAACCGGTTACATGGGCCATTGACTAATAAAGGTTAGATAGTTTGTTTCTTGTGTCATGATATCATTATCCAGCTTTCAACACTTCATTAATTTATTTTTGATAGTTTTCAATTATTAGATCCAAGCATCTTGACTATGTTAGTGTGCAATGTCGATTGAACTTAACAGACTTTACTTAATGCATCCAAGATTTGGTTTTGGAATTTTTGTGTTGTTTTTCTTTTGTGATCCTAGGTCTCCCTATGGTTCCAAAATTAGTAACCATGTTAAATGTTCTCTAAGATTATTCCTTGCATATGTGCCATAAGAAGAGTTTGTTCAATTATGTTATATGATTGCCCTTTTGTTTGGTACAGGATGGTGTGTGAATTGATTGAGTTTACTTATAGAAGTTGGTCTTTATGGGACATAGACCTATATTTTGTTCTTTTGGGAAGCGATGGTTATAATTGGCCTTGATTATCTCAGCTTCTGCTCACCACCGATTCAGAACTTTGAACTAGCAAAATCGAGAATCGAAAAACATCCCTGCATTACGGCGATTGCAAACAGACAGGGCCATCATGTTGGCATTATAGTAGCACATGATAAGCTATTGGCCATTCATTTTCCTAACTTGGTAGTGGACATTATAGTAGGAGATGCAAAATCCATGGGCATCCATTTTATCATTTTAATACATGTCAAATGAAGTGGGTTGTGTAGTACAAATTACATGCAGCCGTGCAAGAAGATACCTGGTGGTCTGACACATCCTCCTCATCACTCCAGTCCTGACACCCATTCAAGCATCTACGGATCTCATGGCTCCAGCAGTTGCAGCACCACGCCAACAGGTCATCGATGCCACCGATAGGATTTAGGCATGGAGAGACATTGTTCTTGCAGTTGCGGCACAGATACTTATTGCATCGGCCATCATCAGGGCAGAATTCATGATTGCACACCTGAAATATAATGGATCATATAAAAGAGCATGCATGAGCTATGGACTCGATTGCATAGAAACAAACAGGCATAGGTGTTTCCAATTCAACTACAAACAGATCTCTAAAAATTCGTCGTTCCACAGACATACCTCGTTGGGTGACCTGGGCCTTTTGATAGGAAGATCACATCCTCCGCTCACGCAAGCATTGCGACGACCGCGATTCCAGTTCCAGCAGTTGCAGCAGCTGAAGCCGTCTCTCCCTCTCGGGGAGAGGCATGGAGAGACTCCGTTCACGCAGTCAGGGGCCAAGCACCTTTCGGCGCTCTTCTTCAGAGCCATGGATTTTCccgtcttcatcttcttctcagTCGATGATTTTCCTAGATTCATCTCTAGACGGCGTGGATGTGGCCGGCGACGCGGTGAAGGCGGagatcagcggcggcggcgcgtcgaGCTCTGGCCGCTGGCGGGCTAGGGCTAGGGCTAAGGCTATGGCTCCGAGCGGCCCCTTTAGGGTTCTAAGGTGGCGGCGCGGTGCTCTGGGCATACTGTTTATAGGGGCGGGCGCGGGGAACCTCAGGGGCCACGATCAAGGGGATCGGGCGGCGGTGGCTACGCCCGGTTGATGCGGCGCGGCGGGGCACGTTCGTTGGAGGGGAGGGGTAGTGGGCTTTGGCCCAGAGGCATATCGCCGGGAGTTGGGGAGAAGTTGCCGCTCTGTGTCCGTCTCCAGGGAAGGAGGCGACACTGTGCGTGGAGCCGCTGACACACGGGCCCTGCAGGTCAGCGACAGGGGCGCGGGCACAGGGCGCTAGGCGTCAGGTTCATCAttggggaggcggcggcggtgcgcaCCAGGGCAGGGAAGGGGACGCAGCCCCACGgggcgaaggcgaggagcagcggTGGCGAAGCAGCATAGCAGGAGGAGGGGACGGCAGGAGGGCCTCCGCGATGGCGGCAGCCTGGGCCTGGCAGCCAGCGGGCGTGGGATCTAGGAAGTACATCTAGGGGGGGCGGTGGACGCGGGGAGGGAGAAGCTCGGTCGCGCCGGCGATGGCGGATCAGACGAGGGCGTCTAGCTCGGTCAACTGAGGAACGGGAGTTCGGACAAGGTAATGACCACCCGGCCCCACGTGGCAGTGGAAAGAAGAGAGGGAGGGCTGCGGTTGGTTTGCTGGGCCGGGTAGTGGGCTGTGGCCCAGAACGAAAATAGAGGGGAGTGCGAGAGCGGTGGAGAAGGAAGTCAGCTACATGCCTGGTTTAGTCCCACCTCGCTTGCATATCCTTCAAAAGCACAGCTTAAAAGCGCAGGCAAACTAGCCATTTCGAACTCCTATACTACACTGCCTATGCTCTTGAACATTTGTTACCTGTGCTAATTGGGCCGGCGTGGCCTGGTTGGGCTCCCGTGGAGGTCGAGCCTGGCCTAGCCGTTGCTGGCCCTTAGCACCAATTTTTTTTCAAACCATCCATTTTGCAATTGAAGTCcctcttgaaaaccttttttttcaaaccatttattttgtaattgattttttttgtttcttccGGTACTGATTTGTAATATAAAGCCGGACCTTAAAATAAAAAAACTCGGATTCACACATAAAAAACACGTGGATAGAGTGATCGGTTCAACCTATAAGTGCACTCGGATGACACATAAGAGTGATCAGTTCACTTCCTATCATGTTAGGTTAACGGTCTATCAGTCCACTGATCAAACGAGCCGCGAGAATGTAGGTTATGTACTTGTCGTCCTACGAGCACTAGTCTAGCTACTCAGAGGAGACATGAGAGTGATCGGTTGACTTTGTTATCGTGCTATTAGCCTGTTAGTCCACTCGGACGACACGTGATAGTGACGGATTAGTTTGTATCATGTTAAGGCTAGTGGTTCACTGTGTCGAGACATGAGAGTGATTGATTCACTTCCATTCACTTTAGGCCTTTTACTCCACTCAGTCAGTACGTGCAAACTAACTTTTCATCGCAACCCTACGTTAGGCCTTTTATGAATTTACTAAAGTATTCCAATATTTAGTTAGAGGTTTAGTATTTGAAAATGAGCAAAATGGGAACTTTAGAtaaatttaaaaaatttaaattgagggatgttgcattcatgcctttgcataaatttgtattgttgtcaAAATTGAATTTATAAAATTCTACGTAAGTTCGAATCAAAATTTTGATCTATTTATAAAAATAATTAGATTTTGttaaattttatttcaaaatcaaGTTCAAAGTTGTATTTCAAAATCAATTTTATTGGGAGACGCGGGCCCATCAGCAATAACAGGCGACGTGGCCTAGCACCCTGTGCCCGCGCCCCTACCGCTGACCTGCGGGGCCCGCGTGTCAGCGGGTCCACGCATAGTGTCGCCTCCTTCCCTGGAGACGGACACAGAGCGGCAACTTCTCCCCAACTCCCGGCGATATGCCTCTGGGCCAAAGCCCACTACCCCTCCCCTCCTTCGAACGTGCCCCGCCGCGCCGCATCAACCGGGCGTAGCCACCGTCGCCCGATCCCCTCGAACGTGCCCCCCGAGGTTCCCCGCGCCCGCCCCTTATAAAGAGTAGGCTCACAGCTCCGCGCCGCCACTTTTCATCCCTAAAGGGACCGCCAGGAGACCTAGCCCTAGCCCGCGCGCCACCATAGCCGCTGCCAGGAGGtcgacccgccgccgccgccgctgatctCCGCCTTCACCGTGTCACCGGCCACGAGAACCCTTCCACGACCTTCATTGCGAGGTGAACAATCTGTTGATTGACATTCTTTCAATTTCATGTAATGGGATTGTCCAGAACATTGTGTTTGTTTGATCTCAACTGACAACTTCaattttctttagaccttgcaaTCCAATCCGTATAGTACAGGCATTAAGCATTCAAGCATCATTTGTCCTTTGATGTGGTTTTTTGCTTAACAAATACTGGTACCTTTTTTGCTTCCTAATGTCTGTTGAACAATCCATGAAATGTTTTGTTGAAATTTCTAGAAACATTTGATTTTGTTCAAATTTCAAACAAGCTACTAATGGGCAAACATGTTACACATCTCAGGAATTAATTTGGTAATTAAACTATTATTAGTTCATCATATATATTTTTGTTGCCCACTACCTTGTTCCGTAAAAACCTTAGGCACTGCCACAACAGTTTTCAGGTCAGCTCATCTCCTTCAGTTCAGTCTTAGTGATAATGTTGCTTGCTAATTGATGATCCCTATATGGTAGAGACACTTATGAACAGCTACTTTTAGCTGTATATGCTACACACTGCAATTGATCTATTAATCAGCATGTCATTGTTCTACTTCTCAGGACATGCAGGAAAAGCGAAAAGATAAACTTTGGGAATTAAATCATATATGTTGTGCTTTCATGTTTCAAGTTTGCACCGAATACAATACTGATAAATATCTTCAATGATCTGTGGCTATAGCCAAAACTCTTAGAAGTAGCAGGTTGCAGGAAAAAAAATAGTTGGACTATAAGGAGAAAGCTGCTGAAAGGATATGGTGGTGACAGTTAAGGTtgtccggcagtacagtatgagAGTTAAACGGGAATGTACACATGCTTTTGATTGCCAACATTCTTTTTCTCATTGTCGTTGACTGCTTGTAGAGTTAACAGTAAGAACTTCACTTGTACCTGTAGTATGTAGTGTGTCAAGGAAGGGCAGATATAGTCCAACTAGACTACTGTCTCCTTTACTACCTCTCATATATGGGATAATTTTATGAATTGCATTATTGAGTGCTGTGTTtttcatgtgaaaatgatttgatTGACTGGTTGCTCAGAACTTACTGCATTGTAAATGTGCAAGTGCAAAGATTGCTTGGATATCTGAAATCGTAAGATTCTAATTATATTTTATTCCCCAACTTACGGCATTTTGACTGGGTGTTACTTTATAAATTCGTAGGTGTCATGGAACAAGTTCGGAGGTCCCTGCAAGAGTTCGAGGAGAAGGCTACCGAACTTAAGAAGGTCCACAACAATGAGTATTTGAAGATCAAGCTTGACCGTACCAAAGCTGACATCAAGAAGATGAAACAGCAACATCAAACTGACACGGACATATCATTTGATCGTGACCAGCTGGACAAAGCGGAAGAGGAAGAGCTTGCTGCCTTTACCAAAAGAATTGAAAAAGAACAGGTTGCCCAGCTGAAGAAAGCGCTAAATGATCAGCGTGATCTCTTTGCCCACATGATATCAAAAGAACGTGCTATTGCAGATGAAGTCTTACAAAAGACCCGTcaagaatatgatgagaacatgaaGACACAACAACAAACAATTGATTCCTTGAGTAATCAGGCAAGGTCACAATTGGAAGGGTTGCAGAATGACTGCTCAAAGTTGAAGGGTCTGACTGACAACTTGAATGTCGAGGTAACCACGGTATTCTTTTAATTTAAAATTTTTACTATATAGACAGTGATCTTAAACCCTCTATTGTTAGGACTTTAAGGTACCCGATGATATGATTTGTATGCCACGTTGGTACTTCGACATGGCAGTGGACAACTATTGTGCACCGGTATATATAATTTTCGTACATTTTTTTGTGTAAGAACTCGTTGTGCTCAAATGATTCTTATTCGTGTAATCCCTACATGCAGTATTTGGCTATGAGATTTAAGGTTTTCAAATTGGAGGAGCTTTATTCTGATCTAGAGAAGTACGAGATTCGAGCAGATTTGAGAGGCTTTGCAATTAAAGGCAGATCTGTTAAGTTCCACAAATTCATGAGGGCTTTGACCTATAATGGGCACATATTCGACTCAGAGGTATACTACCTCAATCCTGCTCCTTGGAGTAAGCCATCAACTGACCTTGTAAAGATAGTAAGAGAAGATGACGTGAACAAAATGGTGCGTGCTCATGCTGAACAGGGGACTAAGATTTGTCTTTTGTACCTAGTGAGCAGATATGAAGACCAAGACCCGGATGTGAGTATTGGTTCCTCTTGAGAAATACTGCTCCTTGAGTAAGCCATCAACTGACCTTGTAAAGTACTGATGCTCTAACATCTAATGGACTATAATGCAGGATGTGCCAATGGAATCATCTGATTAGTCGAATGATGAAGCTGACGGAACGTCTAATACGAACATGGTACTGAATAGTACTGAGGGCATAAGGTGAGATATTCGATCTATTTTCAAAGATATACTAGTTAAAACTTTAGAATCAGTCGTGTCCATATAGCAGTATGCAAAGTATAGTAACCTTCCATGCAAGTTTTGACATAGCTATGTCCTATGTGTTGCCGCTCTGGTGCTGACATTTAAGAAAGCGATCTCTTAGCATAATCGCAAGACATTTAGTTACTTGTCATGTCGGATACTTGTCATTTATGTAAAGATTGCTTGAAACCAATGAATTAAGAATCCATTGATGATTCATCTTTAAGCTGCACTCAATGTGTGACAAGAAGCTGAAATTTTAATTTATGCAGACAATCTGGAGATGATGGACAACTACCTGGAGCTGGAGACAACCCTTGAGGCAGACCTGAAGGCACTATACCACAGCCCATCTTTAGCGTCGCATGGGAGTCGTTAAAAGTAGCCATCTATTTGACTAGTGGATTTTAGTTTAAAGCGAAGTACTAGAT is from Miscanthus floridulus cultivar M001 unplaced genomic scaffold, ASM1932011v1 fs_877_1_2, whole genome shotgun sequence and encodes:
- the LOC136533394 gene encoding uncharacterized protein; the protein is MVVTVKVVRQYSMRVKRECVMEQVRRSLQEFEEKATELKKVHNNEYLKIKLDRTKADIKKMKQQHQTDTDISFDRDQLDKAEEEELAAFTKRIEKEQVAQLKKALNDQRDLFAHMISKERAIADEVLQKTRQEYDENMKTQQQTIDSLSNQARSQLEGLQNDCSKLKGLTDNLNVEYLAMRFKVFKLEELYSDLEKYEIRADLRGFAIKGRSVKFHKFMRALTYNGHIFDSEVYYLNPAPWSKPSTDLVKIVREDDVNKMVRAHAEQGTKICLLYLVSRYEDQDPDDVPMESSD